Proteins encoded by one window of Acetivibrio thermocellus ATCC 27405:
- the copZ gene encoding copper chaperone CopZ → MPKDILNLTVEGMSCNHCVNSIKKAVGGLEGVSNVDVDLKEKKVTVEYDSSKLEIETIKNAIEDQGYEVV, encoded by the coding sequence ATGCCAAAAGATATTTTAAATCTTACGGTGGAAGGAATGTCCTGCAATCACTGTGTAAACAGCATAAAAAAAGCGGTTGGCGGCCTTGAAGGTGTGTCAAATGTAGATGTTGATTTGAAAGAAAAGAAGGTAACTGTGGAGTATGACAGTAGCAAGCTGGAAATTGAAACAATCAAAAATGCAATTGAAGATCAGGGATATGAAGTTGTGTAA
- a CDS encoding GntR family transcriptional regulator, with protein sequence MINKYSNVPLYSQLKNIIIEKIESGEYPPDTKIPSEQDFCELYNISRPTVRQAISELTNNGYLYKEKGKGTFVSKPKSSITTKRYTGFTDSILDNEITNERDIISIEKITNRDFKKLDEVFSIANNQVVDFAKISYKSKNGEDIISLNTSYIPMNLFPDIIEDVKSKKPSYDMLRGKYPLLPAKTKSTLEIIYTEQYEAQYLMVQPGQALFMVSNIIFSKSGQVVEFVISKYRADKCKLLFENTK encoded by the coding sequence GTGATTAACAAGTATAGTAACGTGCCTCTATACTCTCAGCTTAAGAATATAATTATTGAAAAAATTGAGAGCGGCGAATACCCGCCTGACACAAAAATACCTTCAGAACAGGATTTTTGTGAGCTTTATAATATCAGCCGGCCCACGGTAAGGCAGGCTATAAGCGAGTTAACCAATAATGGATATTTGTACAAGGAAAAAGGAAAAGGAACTTTTGTTTCGAAGCCCAAATCATCAATAACCACAAAAAGGTATACAGGATTTACCGACTCTATTTTAGACAACGAGATAACAAATGAAAGAGATATTATCTCAATAGAGAAAATAACAAACAGAGATTTCAAAAAACTCGACGAAGTCTTTTCCATAGCCAATAATCAGGTGGTTGATTTTGCGAAGATTAGCTATAAAAGCAAAAACGGTGAGGACATAATTTCGCTCAATACCTCGTATATACCCATGAATCTCTTCCCGGATATAATAGAAGATGTAAAAAGCAAAAAACCTTCTTATGACATGCTGAGAGGAAAATATCCACTTCTTCCGGCCAAAACGAAAAGCACTCTGGAAATAATATATACAGAGCAGTATGAGGCACAATACCTGATGGTTCAGCCCGGACAAGCCCTTTTTATGGTATCCAACATAATATTTTCCAAAAGTGGTCAAGTGGTAGAATTTGTAATATCAAAGTACAGAGCGGATAAATGCAAACTCTTGTTTGAAAATACAAAATAG
- a CDS encoding 4'-phosphopantetheinyl transferase family protein: MLDIFGINVINGVKKELYEKALGFLPKEKKDKIKRFIKYEDALMSLTAEILIRAVVCSKLGIKNESVKFNRTTYGKPYLEGYDDFHFNLSHSGSWVVCAVSSKPVGIDIEKIREVDLDIAKRFFSKEEASDLFAKEDNEKTEYFFELWTLKESYIKADGRGLSLPLNSFFFRIENDNVIFVSESEKKKFFFKRYDIDKGYKLAVCSMESHFPEDVEIKSFEEVCKFLCER, translated from the coding sequence ATTCTGGATATATTTGGAATAAATGTAATAAATGGTGTTAAAAAAGAGTTATATGAGAAGGCATTGGGTTTTCTCCCCAAGGAAAAAAAGGACAAAATAAAGAGATTTATAAAGTATGAAGACGCATTAATGTCTCTGACGGCGGAAATTTTGATAAGAGCGGTTGTTTGCTCAAAGCTCGGTATAAAAAATGAATCCGTAAAATTTAACAGAACAACTTATGGAAAGCCTTATCTTGAAGGCTATGACGATTTTCATTTTAATCTGTCACATTCGGGAAGTTGGGTGGTATGTGCGGTAAGTTCCAAACCTGTTGGTATTGACATAGAAAAAATTCGGGAGGTAGACCTGGACATTGCAAAAAGATTTTTTTCAAAAGAAGAGGCTTCAGATCTTTTTGCAAAAGAAGATAATGAGAAAACAGAATATTTTTTTGAATTGTGGACATTGAAAGAAAGCTATATAAAGGCAGACGGGAGAGGTCTTTCTTTGCCGCTGAATTCGTTTTTCTTTAGAATAGAGAACGATAATGTTATTTTTGTATCAGAAAGTGAAAAAAAGAAATTTTTCTTTAAAAGATATGATATTGACAAAGGGTATAAACTTGCTGTATGCTCAATGGAATCACATTTTCCTGAAGATGTGGAGATAAAAAGTTTTGAAGAGGTTTGTAAATTTTTGTGTGAGCGATGA
- a CDS encoding MATE family efflux transporter, which yields MNKTLYIKSILPRLKRTFIGDKKFYKTVLALVIPIIIQNSITNFVNLLDNIMIGQVGTAQMSGVAIANQLMFVFYLAVFGGLAGAGIFAAQFFGAGDNEGLRYTLRYKLWASAVILAVALAVFLSGGDWLISLFLKGEGDPSEAAAILEYGRVYLRIMLWGLLPFILSQVYGSTLREIGDTMVPMVASVAAVLTNLCFNWVLIFGKLGFPEMGVAGAAIATVISRYVELVIIAVYTHMNTARFGFVAGVYRSMRVPRGLALTIFNKGMPLLANEVLWAVGVSALTQIFSTYNLNVVGALNIANTITNLFNVAFISMGSAVAVMVGQALGAGDMQRAKEYSWKLIFFSVCTCIIIGAVLVAVAPVIPRIYNTTEDVRKLSAHFMIVSAFYMPFFAISHCAYFTIRSGGKTFITLVFDSAYTWGVIVPVAYLIAKYADFDIYTAYPVCYFPDVLKSVLGLYIIKKGRWAQNIVANGTESEGVRCFG from the coding sequence ATGAACAAAACACTTTACATAAAAAGTATTTTGCCAAGGCTCAAAAGAACGTTTATAGGTGACAAGAAATTTTATAAAACTGTACTGGCACTTGTCATACCGATTATAATTCAAAACTCCATTACCAATTTTGTAAATCTTCTGGACAATATAATGATCGGACAGGTGGGAACGGCTCAAATGTCCGGCGTGGCAATTGCCAACCAGCTTATGTTTGTGTTCTATCTTGCGGTGTTTGGAGGATTGGCCGGTGCCGGCATTTTTGCTGCGCAGTTCTTTGGAGCGGGAGATAATGAAGGACTTAGATATACATTAAGATATAAACTGTGGGCTTCTGCTGTGATATTGGCAGTTGCACTGGCAGTATTTTTATCCGGAGGAGATTGGTTGATTTCTCTGTTCCTCAAAGGAGAAGGAGATCCTTCGGAAGCGGCAGCAATACTGGAGTACGGACGTGTCTATCTTAGAATAATGCTTTGGGGGCTTTTGCCTTTTATATTGTCACAGGTATATGGAAGTACCCTCAGAGAGATCGGCGATACAATGGTACCAATGGTAGCAAGTGTAGCTGCTGTGTTAACAAACCTGTGTTTTAACTGGGTATTGATATTCGGTAAACTGGGTTTTCCTGAAATGGGAGTTGCAGGTGCTGCCATTGCAACGGTTATATCCCGATATGTGGAACTGGTGATCATAGCTGTGTATACCCATATGAATACTGCACGGTTTGGGTTCGTGGCTGGGGTTTACCGCTCCATGAGAGTTCCGAGAGGCCTTGCACTGACAATATTCAACAAAGGCATGCCGTTGCTGGCTAATGAAGTTTTGTGGGCAGTCGGAGTGTCAGCATTGACGCAAATATTCTCTACGTACAATCTCAACGTTGTTGGGGCTCTCAATATAGCAAATACGATAACAAATTTGTTCAATGTGGCATTCATATCGATGGGGTCGGCGGTTGCCGTCATGGTTGGACAGGCCCTTGGTGCGGGGGATATGCAACGGGCAAAAGAATATTCATGGAAGTTGATTTTTTTCAGTGTATGCACCTGTATTATAATAGGAGCTGTACTTGTGGCCGTAGCGCCTGTAATACCGCGTATATATAATACGACCGAAGATGTGCGAAAACTTTCCGCTCATTTTATGATAGTAAGTGCCTTTTATATGCCGTTTTTTGCCATATCACACTGTGCTTATTTTACCATACGTTCGGGAGGCAAGACGTTTATCACTCTTGTTTTTGACAGTGCATATACATGGGGCGTGATTGTTCCTGTGGCTTATTTGATTGCAAAGTATGCGGATTTTGATATTTATACGGCCTATCCGGTTTGTTATTTTCCTGATGTCCTGAAGAGTGTGCTGGGATTGTATATAATAAAGAAAGGCCGTTGGGCTCAGAATATCGTGGCAAACGGCACCGAGTCTGAAGGTGTGCGCTGCTTTGGATAG
- a CDS encoding DUF5050 domain-containing protein, whose translation MKKIKQMKVALFLFSFLSVIVFMSVSSLALPDVPKKSSNTSGNMANNGRVLKYDGWVYYSFDESGLYRMKEDGSQKKKICDGMYDNLTAYDGYIYGYCRYTKTNNPEETGLFRLKPDGTERVKISDKSMLFVTIYDGWIYYTSFDDNFKPYKMKLDATDDQKLSDYSASYINVDNQWVYFQNDANGGRIYKVKHDGSQITEVSDHGNMYTYLNIDGEWIYFSGHYFLYKMKVDGTELTPLFEELINNVNSKDSWIYFSVFEEGIYRIKTDGTQLQKLRDVEDFVSGISLTDEWLYYEVYDVKDSSTRVYRMRLDGSSHQKFKITEDHVPDEVENVKIRIDGKFGEYSNVPLNLYGRILLPFREILKNLGVPDDDKHIIWDGKNRTVTVKKDNITILLTIGKNTALVNGKEYVLDVAPIIYNDRTYIPTRFIAESLNKKVLWDGEKQIVSICEPAEFEKVKDILAKTNDAMVNSVERYSVDQKNSMKYNNDYLDYEIQMTAKLEIDSKKRLCNIVGERKILETGNITNFNSEETSNIYCWCENEKIYLKDENYDLWYESELTEDEWENFKRRVLSNYSYINADDLICSGFTVDETDEHYILKGEHIFDELISGALYELDIVNEIISGTNTELLINKKTYYLEKINTTVTGKEKSSYGGNFSIAVSLENTNFNSEARVTAPEGFDPDKLINKKAVELVNFISQAYLYFNEIDNFEEKSKEFITKKDFNFDDVKQYIEAIKADDDVFTVCVDENSLEYGYKEEQIETKDLGKDAVYIKIKSFTEDVGDKFIEEADKIENSEDKTLVIDLRDNGGGFIISANDILDYLLPRCLMNYYISRSGDMLPVYSNDDYKEFKQILILVNENTASSAELLALGLKKHLKNTTVIGRTTLGKGVGQLVYRDDDKKFSVYLVSFYWNVKEQNVMKSGITPDIVVNSDSDYLKEVEKLLKSKR comes from the coding sequence ATGAAAAAAATCAAACAAATGAAAGTGGCGTTATTTTTGTTTTCTTTTTTAAGTGTAATTGTTTTTATGTCTGTAAGTTCTTTGGCTTTGCCTGATGTACCGAAAAAAAGTTCAAACACTTCGGGGAATATGGCCAATAACGGTCGTGTTTTAAAATACGACGGCTGGGTTTATTATTCTTTCGATGAAAGCGGACTGTATAGAATGAAAGAGGATGGAAGCCAGAAGAAAAAGATATGTGACGGAATGTATGACAACCTGACCGCATATGACGGCTATATTTACGGCTATTGCAGATATACAAAAACAAATAACCCTGAGGAAACAGGATTGTTCAGGTTGAAGCCTGATGGAACGGAAAGAGTGAAGATTAGCGATAAATCCATGCTTTTTGTTACGATATATGATGGATGGATATATTATACATCGTTTGATGATAATTTCAAACCTTATAAAATGAAACTTGACGCTACCGATGACCAAAAACTGAGTGATTATTCTGCTAGTTACATAAATGTTGATAATCAATGGGTATATTTCCAGAATGATGCGAATGGTGGGCGTATATATAAAGTGAAACATGACGGCAGTCAAATTACTGAAGTTAGCGATCATGGTAATATGTATACGTATTTGAACATTGACGGTGAATGGATTTACTTTTCCGGTCATTATTTCCTTTATAAAATGAAGGTTGATGGAACTGAATTAACTCCGCTGTTTGAGGAACTTATAAATAATGTAAATTCTAAGGATAGTTGGATTTACTTTTCTGTTTTTGAAGAAGGGATATACAGAATTAAAACGGACGGAACGCAATTACAGAAACTGCGTGATGTGGAGGATTTTGTTTCAGGTATAAGTCTTACGGATGAATGGCTGTATTATGAGGTATATGATGTTAAGGATTCCAGTACTCGTGTTTACAGAATGAGGTTGGACGGTTCTAGTCACCAGAAGTTTAAAATTACCGAGGATCATGTTCCCGATGAAGTGGAAAATGTAAAAATCAGAATTGACGGCAAGTTCGGTGAATACAGCAATGTACCGTTAAATCTCTATGGAAGGATTTTGCTTCCTTTCAGGGAGATTCTGAAAAATCTTGGAGTTCCCGACGATGATAAACATATTATCTGGGACGGAAAAAACAGGACTGTTACCGTAAAAAAGGACAACATTACGATTCTTCTGACAATAGGGAAAAACACGGCATTGGTAAACGGAAAAGAATATGTACTGGATGTTGCACCCATTATATACAATGACCGTACGTATATTCCGACAAGGTTTATCGCAGAAAGCTTGAACAAGAAGGTTTTATGGGACGGGGAAAAGCAAATTGTGTCTATTTGTGAGCCTGCAGAGTTTGAAAAGGTAAAAGATATACTTGCAAAAACCAATGATGCAATGGTGAACAGTGTTGAAAGATATAGTGTTGACCAGAAAAATAGTATGAAATATAACAATGACTATTTGGATTATGAGATTCAGATGACAGCGAAACTTGAAATTGATTCGAAAAAGCGGTTGTGCAATATTGTTGGCGAAAGAAAAATATTGGAAACGGGTAATATTACAAATTTTAATTCTGAAGAAACATCAAATATATATTGCTGGTGTGAAAATGAGAAGATTTATTTGAAAGATGAGAATTATGATTTGTGGTATGAGTCGGAATTAACAGAAGATGAATGGGAAAATTTTAAACGCAGGGTTTTAAGCAACTATAGCTATATAAACGCTGATGATTTAATCTGTTCAGGTTTTACTGTGGACGAAACCGACGAACATTATATATTAAAGGGTGAGCATATTTTTGATGAGTTGATATCCGGCGCATTGTATGAACTGGATATAGTAAATGAAATAATCAGTGGTACAAACACCGAATTGTTAATCAATAAGAAAACTTATTATTTGGAAAAAATAAATACTACAGTAACCGGTAAAGAGAAAAGTTCTTATGGAGGAAATTTCAGCATTGCTGTTAGCCTGGAAAATACGAATTTTAACAGCGAAGCACGGGTTACAGCTCCAGAAGGATTCGATCCTGATAAACTTATAAATAAAAAAGCTGTTGAATTGGTGAATTTTATATCCCAGGCATACCTTTATTTTAATGAAATAGATAACTTTGAAGAAAAGAGTAAAGAATTTATAACAAAGAAGGACTTTAATTTTGATGATGTAAAACAGTATATTGAAGCTATTAAAGCAGATGATGATGTTTTTACCGTATGCGTGGATGAAAATAGTCTTGAATATGGATATAAAGAAGAACAGATTGAGACAAAAGACTTGGGGAAAGACGCTGTCTATATAAAAATAAAAAGCTTTACGGAGGATGTCGGGGATAAATTTATTGAGGAAGCGGACAAGATTGAGAATTCCGAGGATAAAACTCTTGTAATTGATTTAAGAGATAACGGAGGGGGATTTATAATATCCGCAAATGATATTCTTGACTATTTGCTGCCAAGGTGCCTGATGAATTATTATATCAGCCGGAGCGGAGATATGTTGCCTGTTTATTCTAATGATGATTATAAAGAGTTTAAACAAATACTCATTCTTGTTAACGAGAATACTGCAAGCAGTGCGGAACTTCTTGCATTGGGACTTAAAAAGCACTTGAAAAATACCACTGTTATAGGACGGACAACCCTTGGAAAAGGTGTCGGACAACTTGTATACAGAGATGATGATAAAAAGTTTTCGGTATACCTTGTAAGTTTTTACTGGAATGTAAAAGAACAGAACGTAATGAAAAGCGGCATTACACCGGATATAGTTGTTAACAGTGATTCTGATTATTTGAAGGAAGTGGAAAAATTATTGAAGTCAAAACGTTGA
- the purB gene encoding adenylosuccinate lyase — MKNTYESPLNSRYASKEMQELFSPDMKFRTWRRLWIALAEAEKELGLNITDEQIEELKKYKDDINYDVAEMKEKEFRHDVMAHIHAYGEQCPNARPIIHLGATSCYVGDNTDIIIMTEALKLIKKKLLCVISKLSDFAMKYKDLPTLGYTHFQPAQLVTVGKRATLWIQDLLMDLEDLDYILSNMKLLGSKGTTGTQASFLNLFENDHEKVKKLDMLIAKKMGFDKVFPVSGQTYTRKLDSRILNLLSSIAQSAYKFGNDLRLLQSMKEIEEPFEKHQIGSSAMAYKRNPMRSERICALARYVIVNALNPAITASTQWFERTLDDSANKRICIPEAFLAVDAILNIYINVADGMVVYPKVIEKHVLEELPFMATENIMMEAVKKGGDRQELHERIRVHSMEAAKQVKVEGKKNDLIERIAADEMFGLSIDELNSVLAPENYVGRAPQQVEEFINEYVKPVLEKNKVEDIEVELKV; from the coding sequence TTGAAAAATACATATGAAAGTCCTTTAAATTCAAGATATGCGAGCAAGGAGATGCAGGAACTGTTTTCTCCCGACATGAAGTTTCGCACATGGAGGAGGCTCTGGATTGCGCTCGCAGAGGCAGAAAAGGAACTGGGGCTTAACATTACCGATGAACAGATAGAAGAGCTTAAGAAATATAAAGATGACATAAATTATGATGTGGCTGAAATGAAAGAAAAAGAGTTTCGCCATGACGTAATGGCGCACATACATGCTTACGGAGAACAGTGTCCAAATGCCAGGCCCATAATTCATTTGGGCGCTACATCCTGCTATGTTGGCGACAATACCGATATTATAATAATGACGGAGGCTTTAAAACTCATAAAGAAAAAACTTCTTTGTGTAATATCTAAATTGTCCGATTTTGCGATGAAATACAAAGATCTTCCCACTTTAGGGTATACACATTTTCAGCCGGCACAGCTTGTTACGGTGGGGAAGAGAGCAACTTTGTGGATTCAGGATTTGTTAATGGATCTTGAAGACTTGGATTATATTCTGTCCAATATGAAACTTTTAGGTTCCAAAGGCACCACGGGAACACAGGCAAGCTTTTTAAATCTTTTTGAAAACGACCATGAAAAAGTAAAAAAACTGGACATGCTTATAGCAAAGAAAATGGGCTTTGACAAGGTTTTCCCTGTATCGGGACAAACCTATACCAGAAAGCTTGACAGCAGAATTCTAAATCTCTTAAGCTCAATTGCACAGAGTGCTTACAAGTTTGGCAATGACTTAAGGCTTCTTCAGAGCATGAAAGAAATTGAAGAACCTTTTGAAAAGCATCAGATAGGCTCGTCTGCAATGGCATACAAGAGAAATCCGATGAGGTCCGAGAGGATTTGTGCTTTGGCAAGATATGTTATTGTTAACGCTCTAAATCCCGCGATTACCGCATCCACCCAGTGGTTTGAAAGAACTTTGGATGATTCGGCAAACAAACGTATATGCATACCGGAGGCTTTCCTTGCAGTGGATGCAATACTGAACATATATATAAATGTCGCAGACGGCATGGTTGTGTATCCAAAGGTTATAGAAAAACACGTTTTGGAAGAACTTCCGTTTATGGCTACGGAGAACATAATGATGGAAGCCGTTAAAAAAGGCGGAGACAGACAGGAGCTCCATGAACGTATAAGGGTTCATTCAATGGAAGCTGCAAAACAGGTTAAGGTTGAAGGAAAGAAAAATGACCTTATTGAAAGAATAGCGGCCGATGAAATGTTTGGACTTAGCATTGACGAACTGAATTCCGTTCTTGCTCCGGAAAACTACGTTGGAAGAGCTCCGCAGCAGGTGGAGGAGTTTATCAATGAATATGTAAAGCCTGTTCTTGAAAAGAATAAGGTTGAGGATATAGAGGTTGAACTTAAGGTTTGA
- a CDS encoding outer membrane protein assembly factor BamB family protein: MNTKTSKIILTINIIILLLAVPGFIILDKYLERSNSNPDNIVAPPSPDVASNPGETTIPDVTASPENTDTKNWTAITPDEIDIVKECLPESHNFKWDVIKDGKKLDTYSRDNTVVFKPADEYNEIDGVTTFRGNNYRNSASFGSANVREEKLEKVWSIKIGYIDTWTGVGWNGQPAIVKWSNELRKKMNLFQDKKDKNDLKEVIYATLDGKIYFLDLDDGSYTRNPINVGAPLKGSVTVDPRGYPLLYSGQGIDEVKGQKVSIGFRIYSLLDQKLLYFINGLDNTAFRYWGAFDSSPLLHKETDTLFLCGENGLLYSIKLNTDYDPAQPAISIKPDIVKYRYVSPVNGRLGTENSIAAFKNFGYFADNSGTLQCVDLNTLSPVWIRNITDDTDSTMGIEDLGGNNVYIYIANEVDLQGENGYSYVRKINALTGSLVWEKKYKCSYNADTNGGTLASPVIGKNEISNLVIFSIAKSYKKNGGKLIAFDKNTGDEVWVIDSDFYSWSSPVDVYTEDGKAYIIHCDSAGYMNLIEGKSGKILDKIPLGGNIEGSPAVYDNMIVVGTRGQQIYGIRIK, translated from the coding sequence ATGAATACAAAAACATCCAAAATCATACTTACTATAAATATAATAATACTGCTTTTGGCTGTTCCGGGGTTTATTATTCTGGATAAATATCTTGAACGCTCAAATTCCAATCCGGACAATATCGTTGCGCCACCTTCTCCGGATGTGGCTTCCAATCCCGGTGAAACTACCATACCGGACGTTACCGCAAGTCCGGAAAACACTGACACCAAAAATTGGACAGCAATAACTCCTGATGAAATCGATATTGTAAAAGAGTGTCTTCCCGAAAGCCACAATTTTAAATGGGACGTTATTAAAGACGGCAAGAAACTTGATACATATTCAAGAGACAATACCGTTGTTTTTAAACCGGCTGATGAATACAATGAAATTGACGGTGTAACCACCTTCAGAGGAAACAACTACAGAAACTCCGCAAGCTTTGGTTCTGCAAACGTCAGGGAAGAAAAACTCGAGAAAGTTTGGAGTATCAAAATAGGATATATAGATACATGGACAGGTGTTGGCTGGAACGGTCAGCCGGCAATTGTAAAATGGAGCAACGAACTTCGAAAAAAAATGAATTTGTTTCAGGATAAAAAGGATAAAAATGATCTCAAGGAAGTCATATATGCCACTTTGGACGGAAAAATATATTTTCTCGACCTTGACGACGGTTCCTACACCAGAAATCCAATTAATGTAGGTGCTCCGCTCAAAGGAAGTGTAACCGTGGACCCCAGGGGTTATCCCCTTCTCTATTCAGGTCAAGGCATTGACGAAGTAAAAGGCCAAAAGGTTTCGATAGGTTTTCGCATATACAGCCTTCTGGATCAAAAACTTCTCTACTTTATAAACGGCCTTGACAATACTGCTTTCAGATACTGGGGAGCTTTTGACTCTTCCCCTCTTTTGCACAAAGAAACCGATACGCTGTTTTTATGCGGGGAAAACGGCCTTTTGTATTCCATAAAGCTAAATACGGATTATGACCCTGCACAACCTGCTATTTCAATAAAGCCTGATATTGTAAAATACAGATATGTTTCTCCCGTCAACGGCAGACTTGGAACTGAAAACTCCATAGCCGCTTTCAAAAATTTCGGCTACTTTGCTGACAACAGCGGAACTCTCCAGTGCGTTGACTTAAACACTCTGTCTCCGGTATGGATAAGAAACATAACCGATGATACGGACAGTACAATGGGTATTGAGGATTTAGGAGGAAACAACGTTTATATCTATATTGCAAACGAAGTTGACCTCCAGGGAGAAAACGGATACAGTTATGTCAGAAAAATAAATGCTTTGACAGGAAGTCTTGTATGGGAAAAGAAATACAAATGCTCATATAACGCAGATACAAACGGCGGAACATTGGCCTCTCCCGTAATTGGAAAAAACGAAATCAGCAATCTGGTTATATTCAGCATAGCCAAATCCTATAAGAAAAACGGCGGAAAGCTAATTGCCTTTGACAAAAATACCGGCGACGAAGTATGGGTTATAGATTCGGATTTCTACAGCTGGAGTTCACCGGTTGACGTATATACTGAAGACGGCAAAGCTTATATCATTCATTGCGATTCCGCTGGGTATATGAACCTCATTGAAGGCAAAAGCGGCAAAATCCTTGACAAAATACCTCTTGGCGGAAATATTGAAGGTTCACCCGCAGTTTATGACAATATGATTGTAGTAGGCACAAGAGGTCAGCAAATATATGGAATAAGAATAAAATAG